A genomic window from Coccinella septempunctata chromosome 9, icCocSept1.1, whole genome shotgun sequence includes:
- the LOC123320152 gene encoding putative sodium-coupled neutral amino acid transporter 11: MSTPNMNSVNENSYILEGHANVAEEKIEENITPKSTLPLACFNFINSIIGSGVIGIPYALQKAGFGFGLVLLLLVAYITDYSIILMIKCGHLSGRFSYQGIMEAAFGRPGYILLGILQFFYPFVAMVSYNVVVGDTVTKVLIRLTGMSTSSLFAKRQVIVFLANLLITIPLCLYRNVSKLAKISFFSLVCIAFILFSILVRMGEMSHRVPEHQASWTFFNDDIVPAIGIMAFAFMCHHNTFLIYTSIEEPDEKKWATVTHVSISTSLIVALLFGLAGYATFAAYSQGDLLENYCWDDDLMNLSRLLFSVQILLTYPIECLVTREVIENSIFKDDPSAIVSDNTHYAITLAIIFVTYLISISTDCLGVVLELNGVLAAVPLAYVLPALSYLRLSEGSSLSREKIPALGVVIFGVSIALFGVLFLFMDYDKFNVCSHGAIMEYCKPKNTTIFANNTHLYQVKNVSFISTNKLPRMRSSGYAKTIGF, translated from the exons ATGTCCACTCCCAACATGAATTCTGTTAACGAGAACAGTTATATCTTAGAGGGACACGCAAATGTAGCTGAAGAAAAG ATTGAAGAAAACATCACACCTAAGTCCACCTTACCTCTTGCATGTTTTAATTTCATCAATTCCATAATAGGCAGTGGAGTCATTG GAATTCCTTATGCTCTGCAGAAGGCAGGGTTTGGTTTTGGTCTAGTCCTGTTGCTATTGGTCGCATACATAACAGACTACTCTATTATTTTGATGATAAAATGCGGACACTTGAGTGGTAGATTTTCTTACCAGGGAATTATGGAAGCAGCCTTTGGAAGACCTGGGTATATACTTCTAGGTATACTACAATTTTTTTACCCTTTCGTCG CCATGGTCTCTTATAACGTAGTTGTTGGAGACACTGTAACAAAAGTCCTGATTAGACTTACAGGGATGAGCACCTCTTCTTTGTTCGCCAAACGACAAGTCATTGTTTTTCTGGCCAATTTGTTGATTACCATACCGTTGTGCCTCTACAGGAATGTTTCGAAGTTAGCCAAGATATCATTCTTCAGCTTGGTCTGCATCGCCTTCATCCTATTCTCAATCCTAGTAAGGATGGGAGAGATGAGCCACAGAGT aCCAGAACATCAAGCCTCTTGGACTTTCTTCAACGACGACATAGTCCCAGCAATAGGAATTATGGCTTTTG CTTTCATGTGCCATCATAACACCTTCTTGATTTACACCTCCATCGAAGAACCGGATGAGAAAAAATGGGCTACAGTCACTCATGTATCCATATCGACCAGTTTGATCGTGGCCCTGCTGTTTGGTTTGGCTGGTTATGCCACTTTTGCAGCGTACTCTCAAG GTGATCTATTGGAGAATTATTGCTGGGACGATGACCTAATGAACCTTAGCAGACTGCTCTTCAGCGTGCAGATACTGCTCACTTATCCGATTGAATGTCTTGTGACCAGGGAAGTtatagaaaattcaattttcaaggaTGATCCTAGCGCTATAGTCTCCGACAACACACACTATGCTATCACTTTGGCAATAATATTcgtcacttatttgatatcgaTATCAACAGATTGTCTAGGGGTTGTTTTGGAGCTAAAC ggtgttctcgCTGCTGTTCCACTAGCTTACGTTCTTCCTGCGCTCAGTTACCTGAGGCTTTCTGAAGGCAGCTCTCTGAGCAGGGAGAAAATTCCTGCTTTAGGAGTCGTGATTTTTGGCGTTTCCATCGCCCTGTTCGGTGTTCTCTTCTTGTTCATGGATTACGACAAGTTTAACGTATGTTCACACGGCGCTATCATGGAATACTGTAAACCTAAAAACACCACTATTTTCGCCAATAACACTCACCTGTATCAGGTCAAAAACGTCTCTTTTATTTCCACGAACAAACTACCCAGAATGAGAAGTTCTGGTTATGCCAAAACGATAGGTTTCTAG
- the LOC123320621 gene encoding glycylpeptide N-tetradecanoyltransferase, which translates to MSENSDKSNLDKSKNGFDEKIASPPQSKSSKKRNRSKKQQENRKVENIVVENGTQEDNKISKKDLNKAKKEVKADDLRNLAGADNTISIKDLRAAMEALTMAQKPAKTTEEALNKQFQFWKTQPVPQLDEEVTVSEAIEPDKDHSDIRKEPYSLPEGFQWDTLNLQDPLVLKELYNLLNENYVEDDDAMFRFDYQPEFLQWALQPPGWKKEWLCGVRVVKSGRLVGFISAVPATLHIKDIAKPMVEINFLCVHKKLRSKRVAPVLIREITRRVHLEGLFQAVYTAGIILPKPVTSCRYWHRSLNPKKLIDVKFSHLSRNMTLQRTLKLYKLPDSPRTPGFRKMTKKDLVPAHKLLSEYLRKFSLAPEFSLEEFTHFFLPRPNIVDSFVVEREGKITDFVSYYTLPSTIMHHAIHKFLKAAYSFYNVSTATPWVDLMNDALISAKSLGFDVFNALDLMDNKEFLEPLKFGIGDGNLQYYLYNWKCPNLKPQELGLVLH; encoded by the exons ATGTCGGAAAACAGCGACAAATCAAATTTAGATAAATCCAAAAATgggtttgatgagaaaattgctAGTCCCCCTCAAAGCAAAAG TTCCAAGAAGAGAAACCGATCAAAGAAGCAACAAGAGAATCGGAAGGTAGAAAATATAGTAGTGGAGAATGGAACGCAAGAAGATAACAAAATAAGTAAGAAGGACCTCAACAAGGCCAAGAAAGAAGTGAAGGCTGACGATTTGAGAAATTTGGCTGGTGCCGACAATACGATTTCCATCAAAGACTTGAGAGCGGCTATGGAAGCCCTTACCATGGCCCAAAAACCTGCCAAAACTACTGAAGAAGCCTTGAACAAACAGTTTCAGTTTTGGAAAACGCAACCTGTACCACAATTAG ACGAAGAAGTAACGGTCAGCGAGGCGATAGAACCTGATAAGGATCACTCAGATATAAGAAAAGAACCCTATAGTTTACCCGAGGGTTTCCAATGGGACACTTTGAATCTCCAAGATCCTTTAGTTTTAAAGGAGCTGTATAATTTATTGAACGAGAATTACGTCGAGGATGACGATGCCATGTTCAGATTCGATTACCAGCCCGAATTCTTGCAGTGGGCCCTGCAACCGCCGGGTTGGAAGAAAGAATGGCTGTGCGGCGTTCGAGTTGTTAAAAGTGGCAGATTAGTCGGATTCATTTCGGCAGTGCCAGCTACGCTGCATATTAAAGATAT TGCTAAACCGATGGTGGAAATTAATTTCCTGTGTGTGCATAAGAAATTGCGATCTAAGAGGGTGGCCCCGGTGCTAATTCGCGAGATTACGAGGAGGGTCCATCTGGAGGGGCTATTTCAAGCTGTGTACACAGCGGGTATAATTCTGCCAAAACCTGTGACTTCGTGTCGTTACTGGCATCGTTCCCTCAATCCGAAGAAGTTGATCGATGTTAAATTTTCCCATTTATCTCGTAATATGACCCTGCAAAGGACGCTTAAGCTGTACAAACTACCTGATTCTCCCAGGACTCCGGGATTCCGTAAGATGACGAAGAAGGATTTGGTGCCGGCTCATAAGTTACTCAGCGAG TATCTGCGAAAATTCAGCTTGGCACCGGAGTTTTCCCTGGAAGAATTCACCCATTTCTTCCTACCCCGACCCAACATCGTGGATAGTTTCGTGGTGGAACGTGAGGGTAAGATCACTGATTTCGTGAGTTACTACACCTTACCCTCGACCATCATGCACCACGCCATCCACAAGTTCTTGAAGGCCGCATATTCCTTCTACAACGTGTCCACTGCGACCCCCTGGGTGGACCTGATGAACGACGCCCTGATCTCGGCCAAATCCCTCGGTTTCGACGTGTTCAACGCCCTCGACCTGATGGACAACAAGGAGTTCCTGGAGCCCCTCAAGTTCGGCATCGGGGACGGTAACCTGCAATATTACCTGTACAACTGGAAGTGTCCGAACTTGAAGCCGCAAGAATTGGGCCTGGTCCTGCACTGA
- the LOC123320751 gene encoding LOW QUALITY PROTEIN: gamma-tubulin complex component 5-like (The sequence of the model RefSeq protein was modified relative to this genomic sequence to represent the inferred CDS: deleted 1 base in 1 codon), translated as MNIAINKEVRNLIEHILGDKDNLELINAREKQVISKLKKGDTMSFVNKREMDLSIQKMAEKYEFHGFSPQAEYLRKMYDKYMGKIPKQDLHASLNTLRFLLYMSESPTIKFMENPEEYLIAPEEDEKEVMNWGEYLLEGIEIYTPEQFDDTSDESSGFQTPVEEINEIEKKEFQPILESASNVGLRMNFDVNQELKSTIQHTWYNMDYFSEKPASMREEANVGILWEDYLESETHGLLGLDKISFISEYKVIREIIWQMFGMHKSFVFYFKGNELNIRSDVSIASVRNVTFNAFLQQFLQYIELLEFFRTFIVSTQDLCQTYVCYGIAIRKNILEPIYKKLIDIEEIVRKQEETYTLLRLANDLGPIFEPLQVLKELHDKITVCTDTHSALYCATSLLCNLHSSLRQSSSKLENDIKLTLYLESLFKYFTIIDSWLSKNDFFDGDLEFVLVQTSSTQTLEYKTCPLLSARITYVISDGINEGFQEDGVIKIICTRVLHIANNIRLLFHLRKFDFYYRHKETLYEELVKRFLTELCRFFKYRETDVLENLTKDEEAQEPNILTVKHPIISVDNCRKATEMDKLENLVDTNNGFLMKAFENFCFVNKQNVESGGTTMTLLERICKITTGLFPLRNTIERIFLDILKERYSVCGLMVKNTLVEDHHLDKLFEFLRALFLFSDASLFPFFQQFFFEVRDRLNLFQIHFRPFFQMEFLPNSPWRYMRLSSNLKDLISEKYPSISANCEVTLRSIREQSADPLDICDNLNIKVVLRWPLSVVVADEEIEVYNSIFHFLVKLKWALHALNSLSLKDIFGGDNKSSSRLVKNTVRKLQVFRFSLLQLLNFIHHYVLCFCLMKCLKQFELDFEKSNDLDSVIKSHCDFVEEIENMVAFLNDKKDNLSFNSVLHCVKILKSSWYNLEMALDRKVLDSTHQLYENCKASIESRVNRVYLMSY; from the exons atgaatatagcaataaataaagaagtgaGAAACTTGATCGAACACATCTTGGGAGATAAG GACAATCTAGAGTTGATAAATGCAAGGGAAAAGCAAGTTATTTCCAAGCTAAAGAAGGGAGATACTATGTCTTTCGTGAACAAAAGAGAAATGGACCTATCTATTCAAAAAATGGCTGAAAAATATGAGTTTCATGGTTTCTCCCCACAAGCTGAGTATTTGAGGAAAATGTATGACAAATACATGGGTAAGATTCCCAAACAAGATCTGCACGCATCACTGAACACACTCAGATTTCTCTTGTACATGTCTGAAAGCCCGACGATAAAATTCATGGAAAACCCGGAAGAATACCTAATAGCACCTGAAGAAGACGAAAAAGAAGTCATGAATTGGGGTGAATATCTACTTGAAGGTATAGAAATATACACACCGGAACAATTCGATGATACAAGT GACGAATCTAGTGGTTTTCAAACTCCGGTAGAGGAGAtaaatgaaattgagaaaaaagaatTTCAACCCATCCTAGAATCCGCTTCTAACGTCGGTCTCAGGATGAATTTCGATGTAAATCAGGAGCTTAAGTCGACAATTCAGCACACGTGGTACAATATggattatttttctgaaaagcCAGCCAGTATGAGGGAAGAAGCTAATGTAGGAATTTTATG GGAAGATTATCTGGAATCCGAAACACATGGTTTACTGGGTTTAGACAAAATCAGCTTCATTTCGGAATATAAAGTGATACGAGAAATTATCTGGCAAATGTTCGGAATGCACAAGTCGTTTGTCTTTTATTTCAAGGGAAACGAACTCAACATAAGAAGTGATGTGTCTATAGCCAGCGTAAGAAAT GTAACCTTCAACGcattccttcagcaatttcttcAGTATATAGAATTATTAGAATTCTTCAGGACCTTTATCGTTTCTACGCAAGATTTATGCCAAACATATGTTTGTTACGGAATAGCTATCAGAAAGAACATTCTTGAACCAATCTATAAAAAACTCATCGATATAGAAGAAATTGTTCGAAAACAAG AGGAAACCTACACCTTATTGAGATTGGCGAATGATCTGGGTCCAATTTTCGAACCATTGCAGGTCCTGAAAGAACTGCACGACAAAATAACGGTCTGTACAGATACCCATTCAGCCCTTTACTGCGCCACCAGCCTACTTTGTAACTTACATTCGAGCCTGAGACAATCTTCGTCGAAGTTGGAGAATGACATAAAATTGACCTTGTACCTCGAGAGTTTGTTCAAGTATTTCACCATCATCGATTCCTGGTTGTCCAAGAACGATTTCTTCGACGGGGACTTGGAGTTCGTTTTGGTCCA GACCAGTTCGACCCAGACTTTGGAGTATAAGACTTGTCCTTTATTGAG CGCTAGAATCACTTATGTTATAAGCGATGGTATAAACGAAGGATTTCAAGAAGACGGAGTGATTAAGATAATTTGTACCAGAGTTTTGCATATTGCCAATAATATCAGACTGTTATTCCATCTTAGGAAGTTTGATTTTTACTACAGACACAAAG AAACACTGTACGAAGAATTGGTGAAAAGGTTCTTGACGGAACTCTGTAGGTTTTTCAAGTATCGAGAAACGGACGTTTTGGAGAATCTAACAAAGGACGAAGAAGCTCAAGAACCGAATATTCTAACGGTGAAACATCCGATTATCAGTGTGGATAACTGCAGAAAAGCCACGGAAATGGATAAATTGGAGAATTTGGTCGATACGAATAACGGTTTCCTGATGAAGGCATTCGAAAATTTCTGTTTCGTGAATAAGCAGAACGTAGAAAGTGGAGGAACAACTATGACATTGCTAGAAAG GATTTGCAAGATTACAACCGGATTGTTCCCCTTACGGAATACCATCGAGAGAATATTCCTGGACATACTGAAGGAACGATACAGCGTTTGTGGATTGATGGTCAAGAACACCCTTGTCGAAGATCACCACCTGGACAAACTGTTCGAATTTTTGAGGGCTCTGTTCCTCTTCAGCGACGCCTCTCTCTTTCCATTTTTCCAACAATTCTTCTTCGAGGTAAGG GACCGTTTAAATCTCTTCCAAATTCATTTTCGCCCCTTTTTCCAGATGGAATTCCTACCAAATTCCCCTTGGAGGTACATGAGGTTATCGTCGAATCTCAAGGACTTGATATCGGAGAAGTACCCATCGATATCAGCAAACTGCGAAGTTACGCTGAGGTCGATCAGGGAGCAGAGCGCCGATCCTCTGGATATCTGCGACAATTTGAACATCAAAGTGGTCTTGAGGTGGCCTCTGAGCGTTGTGGTGGCCGATGAAGAGATTGAGGTGTACAATTCCATCTTCCACTTCCTCGTCAAGCTGAAATGGGCGTTGCATGCCTTGAACAGCCTCAGCCTCAAAG atATCTTCGGAGGTGACAATAAAAGTAGCAGTCGATTGGTGAAGAACACGGTCAGAAAGTTACAGGTGTTCAGGTTCAGTCTGCTTCAACTCTTGAATTTTATACATCATTACGTCCTCTGCTTCTGTCTGATGAAATGTCTGAAGCAGTTCGAGTTGGATTTCGAGAAATCCAACGATCTTGATTCTGTGATTAAGTCGCATTGTGACTTTGTTGAAGAGATTGAGAATATGGTCGCTTTTCTCAACGATAAGAAGGACAATCTCAGTTTTAATTCG GTTCTTCATTGcgttaaaattttgaaatcctcGTGGTACAATTTGGAAATGGCGTTGGACAGAAAAGTACTGGATTCAACTCATCAATTGTATGAAAATTGCAAAGCTAGTATAGAATCCAGAGTGAATAGAGTGTATCTTATGAGCTATTGA